The following are from one region of the Stigmatella ashevillena genome:
- a CDS encoding Ig-like domain-containing protein gives MLMRVWTQALCAAVCVLVFVGCGGDECVDQYDCNNDKGPPPAGQVYACIANKCELRDANGPDAGTPDAGTPDAGTPDAGPPKVCTNSALSGIDQGCTAEKPSCDAAANGGLGQCHTCGDSDQGTGTDQGCSAAAPLCDQTANGGDGVCKACFNSATDDATDQGCSATAPLCDTAAGNGVGACKVCLDTAAAGSTTADQGCSAPTSLCDVSAANGAGACKICLTSDNEGCTGAQTCNAQGTACEGCEDNASCTNPSTPFCKPPPPVSSCVECLDSSICTAARPACNNTTNLCGCTTDAQCAAAPGTDDYCDFTASNGRGECKFCVTNAQCASLDPSKPFCDNKTACVQCVTNAGCALNQVCNASKACEDVPGADPAATSAQIQAFLNAAPGIVVPGLPITNAFITYLKPTVGTDAEGFFLQAEANGPAMFVVQGTTGLQVGDRVSIIVTQKTVISGIDAATSLQAAPTIEARDYPVQNLNTATPAGLAVDHSTKSDLVTNLDAYESELIHLNGTLAVAPASSGAGHVAIQITTQGMQTAASTFVLRLDATVASQAEIAPGCQFTLKAGPMWRFTPSATSNAAQPSAYYASDMSFTCPGPKLVSAAAASPTEVVLTFDRSIAPASVTNAAQQFTFDTGLTATAAEVEGKRITVTTNAQTGGTSYAVTVATSVTDTAGTPVPSPGNTATFKGFRTPAVLRINEVNPNVSTTNGNRDLIELKAISAGTTSGMTLSQEPANSSTQSLLATMPDVTVQPGDLIVIHMSPDAARGDATTNETTAKNENTATTNYPGAWDFVGNATHIVFSNQVLLIKTNTGMTQDAVPFVRSDLLGSSRPSGFPPRLVAIQSEGLWLPADCNGSPCVYDSTPQNAVNVSVDWKNAGTVQSVTTSVYRVGATDTNQASDWASGAQSFGLPNP, from the coding sequence ATGTTGATGCGCGTTTGGACTCAAGCGCTCTGCGCAGCCGTGTGCGTTCTGGTGTTCGTCGGATGTGGCGGCGACGAATGCGTCGATCAGTACGACTGTAACAACGACAAAGGTCCTCCACCGGCTGGCCAGGTGTACGCATGTATCGCCAACAAGTGCGAACTCCGGGATGCGAATGGCCCCGATGCCGGCACGCCGGATGCCGGGACGCCCGACGCTGGGACGCCCGATGCGGGTCCCCCCAAGGTGTGCACCAATTCGGCCCTCTCGGGCATTGATCAGGGGTGCACCGCGGAGAAGCCCTCCTGCGATGCGGCGGCGAACGGGGGCCTGGGCCAGTGCCATACCTGCGGCGACTCCGACCAGGGAACCGGCACGGATCAGGGCTGCTCGGCAGCCGCGCCCCTCTGCGATCAGACCGCGAACGGTGGGGACGGGGTTTGCAAAGCCTGCTTCAACTCCGCGACCGACGACGCCACGGATCAGGGCTGCTCGGCAACTGCGCCCCTCTGCGATACCGCGGCCGGCAATGGCGTGGGCGCCTGCAAGGTCTGCCTGGATACTGCCGCCGCTGGAAGCACCACGGCCGATCAGGGGTGCTCCGCGCCCACCTCTCTCTGCGATGTGTCCGCAGCCAACGGCGCGGGCGCGTGCAAGATCTGCCTGACGAGCGACAACGAGGGTTGCACGGGCGCGCAGACGTGCAACGCCCAGGGAACGGCCTGCGAGGGCTGCGAGGACAACGCCTCGTGCACCAACCCCTCTACCCCTTTCTGCAAACCGCCGCCCCCCGTGTCGAGCTGCGTGGAGTGCCTCGACAGCTCGATCTGCACCGCCGCGCGTCCTGCCTGCAACAACACCACCAACCTGTGCGGCTGCACGACGGACGCACAGTGTGCCGCCGCTCCGGGCACGGACGACTACTGTGACTTCACCGCGAGCAACGGCCGCGGCGAGTGCAAGTTCTGCGTCACGAACGCGCAGTGCGCCTCTCTGGATCCCTCCAAACCCTTCTGTGACAACAAGACGGCCTGCGTCCAGTGCGTCACCAATGCAGGCTGCGCACTGAATCAGGTGTGCAATGCCAGCAAGGCCTGCGAGGACGTGCCGGGTGCCGACCCCGCCGCCACCAGCGCGCAGATCCAGGCGTTCCTGAACGCCGCCCCGGGCATCGTGGTTCCGGGCCTGCCCATCACGAATGCCTTCATCACGTACCTCAAGCCCACCGTGGGGACGGATGCGGAGGGCTTCTTCCTCCAGGCCGAGGCCAATGGTCCCGCGATGTTCGTGGTCCAGGGCACGACGGGACTCCAGGTGGGTGACCGCGTGTCCATCATCGTGACCCAGAAGACCGTCATCTCGGGCATCGACGCGGCCACCAGCCTCCAGGCGGCTCCCACCATCGAGGCGCGAGACTACCCGGTTCAGAACCTGAACACGGCCACCCCCGCGGGCCTCGCCGTGGACCACTCCACGAAGTCGGACCTGGTCACCAACCTCGATGCCTATGAGAGCGAGCTCATCCATCTGAACGGGACGCTCGCCGTTGCACCCGCCTCCTCGGGCGCTGGGCACGTGGCCATCCAGATCACGACCCAGGGCATGCAGACGGCCGCCTCGACCTTCGTGCTCCGTCTGGACGCCACGGTGGCGAGCCAGGCCGAGATCGCCCCGGGCTGCCAGTTCACGCTCAAGGCGGGTCCGATGTGGCGCTTCACGCCCAGCGCCACCAGCAATGCGGCCCAGCCATCCGCCTATTACGCGTCAGACATGTCCTTCACCTGCCCGGGTCCGAAGCTGGTGAGCGCGGCGGCAGCGTCCCCGACGGAAGTGGTCCTGACCTTTGATCGCTCCATCGCCCCCGCAAGCGTGACGAACGCCGCGCAGCAGTTCACCTTCGACACTGGGCTCACGGCGACAGCCGCCGAGGTGGAAGGCAAGAGGATCACCGTGACCACCAACGCCCAGACCGGCGGGACGAGCTACGCGGTCACCGTGGCCACGAGCGTGACGGACACCGCGGGCACCCCGGTGCCCTCGCCGGGCAACACGGCCACCTTCAAGGGCTTCCGGACGCCTGCCGTGCTGCGCATCAATGAGGTCAATCCGAATGTCAGTACCACCAACGGTAACCGGGATCTCATCGAACTGAAGGCCATCTCCGCAGGCACCACGAGCGGAATGACCCTCTCTCAAGAGCCAGCAAACAGCTCCACCCAGTCCCTCCTGGCAACCATGCCAGACGTGACGGTGCAACCGGGAGATTTAATCGTCATCCATATGAGCCCGGATGCAGCCAGGGGCGATGCCACGACCAACGAGACCACGGCCAAGAACGAGAACACCGCTACGACCAATTACCCAGGGGCCTGGGACTTTGTCGGCAATGCGACCCACATCGTCTTTTCGAACCAAGTGCTACTCATCAAGACCAATACTGGGATGACGCAGGATGCAGTCCCCTTTGTGAGGAGCGACCTCTTGGGTTCAAGCCGTCCTTCTGGGTTCCCCCCCCGGCTTGTGGCCATTCAATCTGAGGGGCTGTGGCTACCAGCCGACTGTAACGGCTCGCCGTGCGTCTACGACTCAACCCCGCAGAATGCGGTCAACGTGTCGGTGGACTGGAAGAACGCTGGAACCGTGCAATCCGTGACCACTAGTGTTTACCGCGTTGGTGCCACGGACACCAATCAGGCCTCTGATTGGGCCAGTGGTGCGCAGAGCTTCGGCCTGCCGAACCCGTAA
- a CDS encoding IgA Peptidase M64 has translation MRVLLALLLATGASAAPRTFRVDYFHTGTASEERFSLDRLVIEPLDWPGNPARPVDETNLGKYLFEVRDSATNRLLYSRGFASIYGEWETTAEAKDAHRTFHESLRFPAPSQPVQVLLKKRDAQNAFREVWSLAVDPRDMFVDPSSPPSPGALLPLLENGPPSEKVDLLILGDGYTAQERAKFEKDARRMVDILFTFSPFKERKADFNVWGLVPPSAQSGISRPSTGIHRRSPVGATYDAFGSERYVLTFDNKAFRDTAAFAPYDFVEILVNGNTYGGGGIFGLYGTVASDSLWAPYIFVHEFGHHFAGLADEYYTSDSAYLPSEERAEPWEKNVTALKDPAQLKWKALLSPSTPLPSPWDKDAYEVHARQIQQRRKKIRADKRPESEMDALFTTQRDWEEKFLGAQKQARKVGAFEGAMYEARGYYRPQVDCVMFTRDRVPFCAVCQHAISEIIGLYSEKPARSDVPVP, from the coding sequence ATGCGCGTCCTGCTTGCCCTGCTGCTGGCCACCGGCGCTTCCGCCGCCCCCCGCACCTTCCGTGTCGACTACTTCCACACCGGTACCGCCTCCGAGGAGCGCTTCAGCCTCGACCGGCTCGTCATCGAGCCGCTGGACTGGCCGGGCAATCCGGCCCGCCCCGTCGATGAGACGAACCTCGGCAAGTACCTCTTCGAAGTGAGGGACTCCGCCACCAATCGCCTGCTCTACTCGCGCGGCTTTGCCTCCATCTATGGCGAGTGGGAGACGACCGCCGAGGCCAAGGACGCGCACCGCACCTTTCACGAGTCCCTCCGTTTTCCCGCCCCCTCGCAGCCCGTCCAGGTCCTGCTGAAGAAGCGCGATGCCCAGAACGCGTTCCGAGAGGTCTGGTCTCTTGCCGTCGACCCTCGGGACATGTTCGTCGATCCCTCCTCCCCGCCTTCGCCGGGAGCGCTCCTGCCGCTGCTCGAAAACGGGCCGCCCTCGGAGAAGGTGGACCTGCTCATCCTCGGCGATGGGTACACCGCGCAGGAGCGCGCCAAGTTCGAGAAGGACGCGCGGCGCATGGTGGACATCCTCTTCACCTTCTCGCCCTTCAAGGAGCGCAAGGCCGACTTCAACGTCTGGGGGCTGGTGCCCCCTTCGGCCCAGTCCGGCATCTCGCGTCCCTCCACGGGCATCCACCGCCGCTCTCCCGTGGGGGCCACGTACGATGCCTTTGGCAGCGAGCGCTACGTCCTCACCTTCGACAACAAGGCCTTCCGGGACACCGCCGCCTTCGCGCCCTATGACTTCGTGGAGATCCTCGTCAACGGCAACACCTACGGCGGCGGCGGCATCTTCGGCCTCTATGGCACCGTGGCCTCGGACAGCCTCTGGGCCCCCTACATCTTCGTTCACGAGTTTGGCCACCACTTCGCGGGACTCGCCGACGAGTACTACACCTCGGATTCCGCCTACCTGCCCTCCGAGGAGCGCGCCGAGCCCTGGGAGAAGAATGTCACCGCGCTCAAGGACCCCGCGCAGCTCAAGTGGAAGGCGCTCCTGTCGCCCAGCACGCCCCTGCCCAGCCCCTGGGACAAGGACGCCTACGAAGTCCACGCCCGGCAGATCCAACAGCGCCGCAAGAAGATCCGCGCGGACAAGCGGCCCGAGTCCGAAATGGATGCGCTCTTCACCACGCAGCGGGACTGGGAAGAGAAGTTCCTCGGCGCCCAGAAGCAGGCACGCAAGGTGGGCGCCTTTGAAGGCGCCATGTACGAAGCGCGCGGCTACTACCGGCCCCAGGTGGACTGCGTCATGTTCACCCGGGACCGCGTCCCCTTCTGCGCCGTGTGCCAGCACGCCATCTCTGAAATCATCGGCCTGTACTCAGAAAAACCTGCCAGGTCCGACGTCCCGGTACCTTGA
- a CDS encoding 5'-methylthioadenosine/S-adenosylhomocysteine nucleosidase family protein: MNPASSLPPPCDILLFVTTEDEVKAIQLAAQSRGLTFEPRTSSELGDYFDLEQVGRHRVLAVKTRMGAFQYGASTSKAILFERETGAQKLIALGMAFGMSRKVQGFGDVLVSKSIFPYDDREMVDSPTGPAPNYSRTRHRQANAGLIALFEREVKRTSYTFRISFGTLLSGGARVSSQQFRDELFNHAPSGRFPVIGGDMEGVGFLAVAPAERPVWIVVKGISDFGEDPVADTAPSNRATACLNAATLVLSALQNDG; this comes from the coding sequence ATGAATCCCGCCTCGTCCCTTCCGCCCCCGTGTGACATCCTGCTCTTCGTCACGACCGAGGACGAAGTGAAGGCGATTCAACTCGCTGCGCAATCGCGCGGGCTCACCTTCGAACCCCGAACCTCCAGCGAGCTGGGCGACTACTTCGACCTGGAGCAGGTCGGTCGGCATCGTGTTCTCGCCGTCAAGACACGGATGGGAGCGTTTCAGTATGGCGCATCGACGTCGAAGGCCATTTTGTTCGAACGTGAAACGGGCGCTCAGAAATTGATCGCTCTCGGCATGGCCTTCGGAATGAGCCGCAAGGTCCAGGGCTTCGGAGATGTGCTCGTCTCGAAAAGTATCTTCCCCTACGATGACCGGGAGATGGTCGATTCCCCCACCGGTCCTGCGCCGAACTACTCACGGACCCGGCATCGGCAAGCGAATGCGGGCCTCATCGCCCTGTTCGAGCGCGAGGTGAAGCGCACCTCGTACACTTTCCGCATCTCGTTCGGTACGCTTCTCTCGGGTGGTGCGCGCGTGTCGAGCCAACAGTTCCGAGATGAGTTGTTCAACCATGCTCCATCCGGACGGTTCCCGGTGATTGGCGGCGACATGGAGGGGGTGGGGTTTCTCGCCGTCGCGCCCGCGGAGCGACCGGTCTGGATCGTCGTGAAGGGCATTTCGGATTTTGGAGAGGACCCTGTGGCTGACACCGCGCCAAGCAATCGGGCAACGGCTTGCCTCAATGCCGCGACGCTCGTCCTGTCCGCTCTCCAGAACGATGGTTAG
- a CDS encoding PEGA domain-containing protein: MIPLVCVLACVTHAAPRRLVVASGECKDAELNTQARAVHDALASRPGQEVLSPAAFREHFFPPPAQSVEELQVQLETAQSQFYEARHAQAEQVIGKALQEIFRLPVGSTRWQLHAHALLLQALNARATGKVKDSDAAFRSILRLEPQYKLDAGLYPPSLQQAFEKVRTELARAKKVKLSVKSTLPASEVYLDGHKAGQTPLTLELLPGSYELTVVKDGAVSFPRPLPVEGPDTPVFVDLAYEGAVSGSPFPCLAAPHRSGERTVSHALRLGGTLGVEEVIVVRLERSSSKGPQWLAATVLHVEGGQKLREGGFKIQDPEALAESLSALIDFVTTGKAPPPLVVPGPQGTAPWVPVAATDVPHSTADQAAFDVPAPHRVSEERAVTAAEPSPRTPTLRTVSYGVLGGGAAVLVGAGILRLVAQKDLDRLDKRLDANGRVDANDTEALALRDSLSAKRTLLTGLLIGSGAALTTGAVLFLVSPARAPPPPVTLEVSVDSGGASARFLGTF, translated from the coding sequence TTGATCCCATTGGTTTGCGTTCTCGCCTGTGTCACGCACGCGGCTCCCCGGCGGCTGGTGGTGGCCAGCGGGGAGTGCAAGGACGCGGAACTGAACACTCAGGCCCGGGCGGTTCACGATGCCCTGGCCAGTCGGCCCGGCCAGGAGGTGCTGAGCCCGGCCGCGTTCCGCGAGCACTTCTTCCCGCCCCCGGCCCAGAGTGTCGAGGAGCTCCAGGTCCAGCTCGAAACCGCGCAGAGTCAGTTCTACGAGGCCCGCCACGCCCAGGCAGAACAGGTCATCGGCAAGGCACTCCAGGAGATTTTCCGTCTCCCCGTGGGAAGCACGCGCTGGCAGCTCCATGCCCACGCGCTGCTCCTCCAAGCCCTCAACGCGCGGGCCACGGGCAAGGTGAAGGACAGCGACGCGGCCTTCCGGAGCATCTTGCGCCTGGAGCCCCAGTACAAGCTCGACGCGGGGCTCTATCCGCCCTCCTTGCAACAGGCCTTCGAGAAAGTGCGCACGGAGCTTGCCCGCGCCAAGAAGGTGAAGCTCTCCGTGAAGTCCACCCTGCCCGCCTCCGAGGTCTATCTCGACGGGCACAAGGCCGGACAGACCCCCCTCACCTTGGAACTCCTGCCCGGGAGCTATGAGCTCACCGTCGTGAAGGACGGCGCCGTCAGCTTCCCGCGCCCGCTGCCAGTGGAGGGGCCGGACACGCCCGTCTTCGTCGACCTGGCGTATGAAGGCGCTGTCTCCGGCAGTCCGTTTCCCTGCCTGGCCGCCCCCCACAGGTCCGGCGAGCGCACGGTGAGCCATGCCCTCCGGCTGGGCGGGACGCTCGGCGTGGAAGAAGTCATTGTCGTGCGTCTGGAGCGCTCCAGCAGCAAAGGCCCCCAATGGCTCGCGGCCACCGTGCTCCACGTCGAAGGGGGCCAGAAGCTCCGGGAGGGCGGCTTCAAGATTCAAGACCCAGAAGCGCTCGCGGAGTCGCTCTCCGCGCTCATCGATTTCGTCACCACGGGCAAGGCGCCCCCTCCGCTCGTCGTGCCGGGCCCTCAAGGCACGGCGCCTTGGGTCCCCGTGGCCGCCACCGATGTGCCTCACTCGACCGCGGACCAAGCAGCCTTCGATGTCCCGGCCCCGCATCGGGTCTCCGAGGAGCGGGCCGTCACGGCGGCGGAGCCCTCGCCCCGGACACCGACCCTGCGCACGGTCTCCTATGGGGTGCTCGGTGGGGGCGCCGCCGTCCTGGTGGGCGCGGGCATCCTCCGGCTCGTGGCCCAGAAGGATCTCGATCGCCTCGACAAGCGCCTCGACGCCAACGGCCGCGTGGACGCCAACGACACGGAGGCCTTGGCGCTGCGGGATTCGCTCTCCGCCAAGCGCACCCTGCTCACCGGCCTGCTCATCGGCTCTGGCGCAGCGCTCACCACGGGCGCCGTGCTCTTCCTCGTGTCCCCCGCGCGCGCTCCTCCGCCCCCTGTCACCCTGGAGGTCTCGGTGGACTCCGGAGGCGCTTCGGCCCGCTTCCTGGGCACGTTCTGA
- a CDS encoding diacylglycerol/lipid kinase family protein, whose translation MNVAVLVNLRSRRGSEVIGGLVRRFLPQARLALTSSMDEARDWIDQQLRPNPPSLLLAGGGDGTITGLVNEFRSQGLALPALGVLPLGTGNAWAHATGTPRPAVALRHLAAYGERLPPLRPFGLVRVEGSLAPFAGTGWDAELVQDFKSQLASSGPLRGTQAGLRGYLGALFTRTIPRHVFGDGNPQVSVYNLGEPVLTLDAQQAIRPLPGGDKGALLYRGPAGVAGAATTPEWGFGFKAFPFAQAVPHRLSVRVYAGGVLEATRNMFKLWRGAHPMPRMHDFFVQRVRMDFDRDVPFQVAGDVIGLRRSVEFELAEESVQLIDWHQFSNLLRG comes from the coding sequence ATGAACGTCGCCGTCCTCGTCAACCTGCGCTCCCGCCGTGGCTCCGAAGTGATCGGGGGCCTTGTCCGGCGGTTCCTCCCCCAGGCGCGGTTGGCCCTGACCTCCTCGATGGACGAGGCCCGCGACTGGATCGACCAGCAACTGCGGCCCAATCCGCCCTCGCTCCTGCTGGCCGGAGGCGGCGACGGCACCATCACGGGCCTGGTCAACGAGTTCCGTTCTCAGGGACTGGCCCTGCCGGCCCTGGGCGTGCTTCCCCTGGGGACGGGCAACGCGTGGGCCCACGCGACCGGCACTCCGCGGCCCGCGGTGGCGCTCCGGCACCTCGCGGCATATGGCGAGCGCTTGCCCCCCTTGCGGCCGTTCGGTCTGGTGCGCGTGGAAGGCTCCCTGGCCCCCTTCGCGGGGACGGGCTGGGACGCGGAGCTCGTTCAGGACTTCAAGAGCCAGCTCGCTTCCTCCGGCCCGCTGCGCGGCACCCAGGCCGGCCTGAGGGGCTACCTGGGCGCCCTGTTCACCCGCACCATTCCCCGTCACGTCTTCGGCGATGGCAATCCCCAGGTGTCCGTCTACAACCTCGGGGAGCCCGTGCTCACCCTGGATGCGCAGCAGGCCATTCGTCCCTTGCCCGGGGGGGATAAGGGGGCCCTGCTGTACCGCGGACCCGCGGGGGTGGCAGGTGCGGCCACCACGCCCGAGTGGGGCTTTGGCTTCAAGGCGTTCCCGTTTGCCCAGGCCGTGCCGCACCGCCTCTCCGTGCGTGTCTATGCGGGCGGTGTTCTCGAGGCCACGCGCAACATGTTCAAGCTGTGGCGTGGGGCGCACCCCATGCCCCGCATGCATGACTTCTTCGTTCAGCGCGTGCGCATGGACTTCGACCGCGACGTGCCGTTCCAGGTCGCTGGGGACGTCATCGGCCTGCGCCGCTCGGTGGAGTTCGAACTGGCCGAAGAGAGCGTGCAGCTCATCGACTGGCACCAGTTCTCGAACCTCCTGCGGGGCTGA
- a CDS encoding NUDIX hydrolase, with protein sequence MSYTYEYPRPAVTVDCVVFGLDEEDLKVLLIQRGAEPFLGKWALPGGFVRMEESLEDAARRELEEEAGIRPNHLEQLYTFGALGRDPRGRVITVAYFVLVKLSDYRPRAASDAREAAWFSVWDTPKLAFDHAEVLTTALQRLKGKVRYQPIGFELLPPKFTLTQLQRLYETVLERQLDKRNFRKKILAMDLLEELDEVEQDVSHRAARLYRFDHRKYKQLEKAGFNFEL encoded by the coding sequence GTGAGCTACACCTACGAGTACCCCCGGCCCGCCGTGACGGTGGACTGTGTGGTGTTCGGACTGGACGAGGAGGACTTGAAGGTCCTGCTCATCCAACGGGGTGCGGAGCCTTTTCTCGGCAAGTGGGCGTTGCCAGGAGGCTTCGTGCGGATGGAGGAGTCGCTGGAGGACGCCGCGCGCCGGGAGCTGGAGGAGGAGGCGGGCATCCGTCCCAACCACCTGGAGCAGCTCTACACCTTCGGGGCCTTGGGAAGAGATCCCCGGGGCCGGGTCATCACCGTGGCGTACTTCGTCCTGGTGAAGCTGAGCGACTACCGCCCCCGGGCCGCCTCGGATGCGCGCGAGGCCGCCTGGTTCTCGGTCTGGGACACGCCGAAGCTGGCGTTTGACCATGCGGAGGTCCTCACCACCGCGCTGCAACGGCTCAAGGGCAAGGTGCGCTACCAGCCCATCGGCTTCGAGTTGCTGCCGCCCAAGTTCACCCTGACCCAGCTTCAGCGCCTGTACGAGACCGTGCTGGAGCGGCAGCTCGACAAGCGCAACTTCCGCAAGAAGATCCTCGCGATGGACCTGCTGGAGGAACTGGACGAGGTGGAGCAGGACGTCTCCCACCGCGCCGCGCGCCTCTACCGGTTCGATCACCGCAAGTACAAGCAACTGGAGAAGGCGGGCTTCAACTTCGAGCTGTAG
- a CDS encoding protein phosphatase 2C domain-containing protein: MFSPFEVAAASVVGREHMRSGRNNQDALSLLASGETLAAVVTDGCGSGAHSEVGAQLGARCVAQAALSVLARGLPVEAPGFLPAVRAEVLGFLASLTGQLGETLLAEHLLFTVVGAVVTPAQTLIFSAGDGVWALNGEVHALGPFPNNAPPYLAYGLLSPDAVPLECQGLVRTEDVSSLLLGTDGAADLPALTQAQVPEREEAVGPFSQFWTEDRYFQNPDALRRRLALLGRESVRADFTARRLVRTAGLLADDTTLVVFRRRVGRA; this comes from the coding sequence ATGTTTTCCCCCTTCGAGGTCGCCGCTGCCTCCGTCGTGGGCCGCGAGCACATGCGCTCGGGCCGCAACAACCAGGATGCCCTCTCCCTCCTCGCCTCCGGGGAGACGCTGGCCGCCGTGGTGACGGATGGCTGCGGCAGTGGCGCGCACAGCGAGGTGGGTGCCCAGCTGGGCGCACGGTGCGTGGCCCAGGCCGCGCTGTCCGTGCTCGCGCGAGGTCTCCCCGTGGAGGCGCCCGGGTTCCTGCCCGCCGTGAGGGCCGAGGTGCTGGGCTTTCTCGCCTCGCTCACCGGACAGTTGGGGGAAACGCTCCTGGCGGAGCACCTGCTCTTCACCGTGGTGGGCGCGGTGGTGACCCCCGCGCAGACCCTGATCTTCTCCGCGGGCGATGGGGTGTGGGCCCTCAATGGAGAGGTCCATGCGCTCGGCCCCTTTCCCAACAACGCGCCTCCCTACCTCGCCTATGGGCTGCTGTCGCCGGACGCCGTGCCGTTGGAGTGTCAGGGGCTGGTCCGCACCGAGGACGTCTCGAGCTTGCTGCTGGGCACGGACGGGGCGGCGGACCTCCCGGCGCTCACCCAGGCCCAGGTTCCCGAGCGGGAGGAGGCCGTGGGCCCCTTCTCTCAATTCTGGACGGAGGACCGGTACTTCCAGAACCCGGATGCACTGAGGCGAAGGCTCGCCTTGCTGGGCCGTGAGTCCGTGCGAGCCGACTTCACCGCGCGCCGTCTGGTGCGCACCGCGGGGCTGCTCGCGGATGACACCACGCTCGTCGTCTTTCGCCGCCGCGTGGGGAGGGCTTGA
- a CDS encoding cysteine hydrolase family protein, with the protein MKTQVKELPLPAFYRPSHAGTYGYSPDAGRLQTEAVAWAAQHGITTAATDTFNLHLLLIDVQKDFCFPEGSLYVAGRSGKGAIDDSRRIAEFVYRNLGVLSNVTTTLDTHFAYQIFFPSFWVDENGQMLTPYREVTREQIERGQARPNPAVAKWLCGGNYPWLLKQVKYYCDELERAGKYTLYLWPPHCLLGSDGHALAGVVQEARLFQSFARGAQSWCEVKGGNPLTENYSVLRPEVLARHDGQPLAQRNTQFLKTLLTADAVVIAGQAASHCVKSSIDDLLSEIVAQDAALARKVYLLTDCMSSVTVPDGKGGFAADFTPQAEAALQRFASAGMHLVKSTDPLASWTDLRIG; encoded by the coding sequence ATGAAGACCCAGGTGAAGGAGCTTCCGCTGCCAGCGTTCTATCGGCCCAGCCACGCGGGCACTTACGGGTACAGCCCGGACGCGGGACGGCTTCAGACGGAGGCCGTGGCGTGGGCCGCCCAGCACGGCATCACGACCGCCGCCACGGACACGTTCAACCTGCACCTGCTGCTCATCGATGTGCAGAAGGACTTCTGCTTCCCGGAGGGCTCGCTCTACGTCGCGGGCCGCAGCGGCAAGGGCGCCATCGACGACAGCCGCCGCATCGCCGAGTTCGTCTACCGCAACCTCGGCGTCCTCTCGAACGTCACCACCACGCTCGACACGCACTTCGCCTACCAGATCTTCTTCCCGTCCTTCTGGGTGGATGAGAACGGCCAGATGCTCACGCCCTACCGCGAGGTGACGCGGGAGCAGATTGAGCGGGGGCAGGCGCGTCCCAACCCCGCGGTGGCCAAGTGGCTGTGCGGTGGCAACTACCCCTGGCTGCTCAAGCAGGTGAAGTACTACTGCGACGAGCTGGAGCGGGCTGGGAAGTACACGCTCTACCTGTGGCCGCCCCACTGCCTGCTGGGCAGCGATGGGCACGCGCTGGCGGGCGTGGTGCAGGAGGCCCGTCTCTTCCAGTCCTTCGCCCGGGGCGCCCAGTCGTGGTGCGAGGTGAAGGGCGGCAACCCGCTCACGGAGAACTACTCGGTGCTGCGCCCCGAGGTGCTCGCCCGGCACGATGGCCAGCCGCTCGCCCAGCGCAATACCCAGTTCCTCAAGACGCTGCTCACCGCGGACGCCGTCGTCATCGCCGGCCAGGCCGCCAGCCACTGCGTGAAGAGCTCCATTGATGACTTGCTGAGCGAGATCGTCGCCCAGGATGCCGCGCTCGCGCGCAAGGTCTACCTGCTCACCGACTGCATGTCCTCGGTCACCGTGCCGGATGGCAAGGGGGGCTTCGCCGCCGATTTCACGCCCCAGGCCGAGGCAGCCCTCCAGCGCTTCGCCAGCGCCGGCATGCACCTGGTGAAGTCCACGGATCCGCTCGCGAGCTGGACGGACCTGCGCATCGGTTGA